In Ignisphaera sp., the sequence CCAGGCTTCAGCAATACATGGGCAATAGCTCTATCGACAAGTTTAAGGCTTTGTTCTCCCGATTTATACACCTTTCCTGCTTTTAGCTTCTCATAGCGTGCTCTTTCGGCAACAAGTTTACCGCTAATAACTATTTCACAACCTAATGCACCAGCTGCCATAACCCTTCTGAGTGCTATGAAACCTGCTCTCCTAAAGTGAATGCCTCTTTCTAGTGCAAGTGCAATATTGAAAGCCACAACCCTTGCGTTAAGATCTGGGTTCTCAACTTCAACCACCGTTATTTGTGGGTTTTCAATTCCAAAAAGCTTCTCCAATACAGTCTGAATTGTTTTTAATGTTTGGCCTTTACGCCCAATTATAAGGCCTGGTCTCAGAGCATATATTATGACCCTTGTGCCAAGTGGGGTTCTAATGATGTCAACACCTGCATATCCAGCTCTCCAGAATTTGCTTGCTAGATATTCGTCTACAGCAACCTTCTTTATGCCTTGTTCAATAAAATATCTCTTTATATTTACCATAGCAATTCACACCTCTGCTACAATTACCTCAACGCTTGTATGGGTTCTAAACCAGGGGGTAGCCCTTCCAAAAGCTCTCGGCATCCACTTTTTAAGATAGTAGCTTTTATGAGCAGCAATATGAACTATTCTCAGTCTATCAGCGTTAAGACCCTTATTAACAGCATTATTCTCTACATTTTCTAATAGTTTTAGAATATTTTTAACAACTTTTATAGGATATCTGCCCACAGGACTTT encodes:
- a CDS encoding 30S ribosomal protein S3 translates to MVNIKRYFIEQGIKKVAVDEYLASKFWRAGYAGVDIIRTPLGTRVIIYALRPGLIIGRKGQTLKTIQTVLEKLFGIENPQITVVEVENPDLNARVVAFNIALALERGIHFRRAGFIALRRVMAAGALGCEIVISGKLVAERARYEKLKAGKVYKSGEQSLKLVDRAIAHVLLKPGMYGVEVVISKPGITSDHVEIVGTPQIGG